The DNA sequence TTCGGCGCGGTGTGGATCGGCCAGCTTCATGCACAGGCTTTTGGCATTCCAGTGCCCTCGCAGATGCTTTCTTCTCTGCCCTATCTGGCAACCGTCGTGGTTCTCGTTCTAATCTCGCGCAACAAGCGTCTGACGATGATGAACACGCCGGCATCCCTGGGGCAGCCATTCGTTCCGGATCGTTGACAACAAGAACAAGACGGGAAGCTCCAAGGCTTAACTCAGAGAGGTAACACAATGAAAAAACTGCTTATTGCCCTGATGACGACGACAGCGGCTTTGTCGCTGGCCGTGTCCGCGGAGGCAGCCGACAAGTTGAAGGCCTGCTGGGTCTACACCGGCCCGATCGGCGATTTTGGCTATTCCTACCAGCACGACCAGGGACGCCTCGAGGTCGAGAAGGCGCTCGGCGACAAGGTCGAGACTGCTTACCTGGAAAACGTCTCCGAAGGCCCCGATGCCGATCGCGCTTTCGAGCGCCTGGCGCGCGAAGGCTGCAAGATCATCTTCGGCACCTCGTTCGGCTTCATGGACGCCGAAGTGAAGGTCGCCAAGAAGTTTCCCAAGGTGATGTTCGAGCACGCCACCGGCTACAAGACCGGGGACAATCTCGGCATCTACAATGCCCGCTTCTATGAAGGCCGCTACGTGCTCGGCCAGATCGCCGCCAAGGAATCGAAGTCCGGCGTCGCCGGCTACATCGTCTCCTTCCCGATCCCGGAAGTGGTGATGGGGATCAACTCCTTCATGCTCGGCGCGCAGTCGATCAATCCGAACTTCAAGGCCAAGATCGTCTGGGTCAATTCGTGGTTCGATCCGGGCAAGGAAGCCGACGCCGCCAAGGCGCTGTTCGACCAGGGCGCCGACATCATCGTCCAGCACACCGACTCGACCGCGGCCCTGCAGGTGGCCGAGGAGCGCAAGCTGCACGGCTTCGGCCAGTCGTCCGACATGATCAAGTTCGCGCCCAACGCGCAGCTGACCTCGCTGACGGACGAATGGGGTCCGTATTATATCAGCCGCGTGCAGGCGGCCATCGACGGCACCTGGAAGCCGGACAATGTCTGGCTCGGCATCAAGGACGGCGCGGTCAAGCTCGCGCCCTACACCAACATGCCCGACGACGTTAAGGCGATGGCCGAAGCGACCGAAAAGAAGATCGCCGGAGGCTGGAACCCCTTCACCGGGCCGATCGCCAAGCAGGACGGCTCGGCATGGCTGAAGGACGGCGAGGTCGCCGACGACGGCACGCTGCTCGGCATGAATTTCTACGTCAAGGGCGTCGACGACAAGTTGCCGCAATAAGCAGCACGCCACGTCTCTATGGGAAGGGCGCCGCGAGGCGCCCTCAGATCGCTGACAAACCCCGTCTATTTTAGGCGGGGTTTTGTTTTATGCGACTGAACGTGTTTGCGATTTCGCGGTCAGGACGATTTGACATGAGGTTGCAGGAGGCAGCGCAATGGTTTGCGGGCCTCAGGCGAGGCCTGGCTTTGACTTTGGCCACAGGCAAAGGGCGATTTTCTTGATGTTCTGAGCCGCGGCTGCGATCAGGCACTGGCAGGCGACGCGAACGTGACTTCGGAAACGGGCGTAGCGGTGGCCATGCAGTTGCTTGGCGTCCGCGAAGGAGCGCTCGACGGTCTCCTTGCGGCGGCGATAGATAAGCTTGCCCCAGCCGGTAAGGCGATTGGCGTCGATGCGCTCTCGCGCATCTTGCCAGACATGACGGGTGATGGTGCGTGTCGCGGCGGCGTTGGTCGTGCAGGAAGCCAGCAGCGGGCAGGCCTGACAGATGGCCGGGTCGCTCCTGTATTGGCGGTAGCCATTGCGATCGGTGGTGGCGTAGCTGAGAAGCTGGCCTTGCGGGCAGCGATAGCCATCCAGGTCCGGCTCATAGGCGAAGGCTGTCTTCCTCATCATGCCGGGCTTTGGCGGTGTTGGATTGCGATAGCCGGTGACGCCGAGGATGTCGCGGTCCTCCAAACCCTTGGCGATGCCGGCGGTCGCATATCCCGCATCGAGCCCAACCGCCCCCACCTGGAAGCCAAAGCGTTGGCGCTGCCGGTCGAGGCGGCCCAAATAGACGATCGAGTCATGCACGTTGGCCGGCGTGGCATAGGTGTCGGTGATGATGGCATGGGCGGCATCCACCGTGCGGTGGTCGAGATAGAAGAAACCCTTCGGCTTGCCGTCGCGTACCATGTAGCCACTGTCGGGATCGGTACGCGAGACCTTGGTCTGCTTCTCGGCAGGCTGGCGCTCCTTGTTCTTCAGCGGCTTCTTGCCGTGCTGGGCGCGGTCTTCCTCGATTGCGGCATCCAGCGCCTCCCAGTAGTCGGCGCGCGACTTGGCCACCACCGCGAGGTCGAAGCGGTTCTTGTTGGCGTTGGCCTTGAGATGCGTACTGTCCGTGTAGAGCACCGTGCCGTCGACAAGCCCATGCCGGATCGCCTGCTCGACGATCCGGTCGAAGATACCCTGCGCGATGGTCTCGTCCTGATACCGCCGGCGCCGGTTCTGCGACAGCGTCGAGGCGTCGAACACCTTGTCCGTCAGCTTCAGCCGCAAGAACCAGCGATAGGCGACGTTGACCTCGATCTCGCGCACCAACTGGCGTTCCGAGCGAACCCCGAACAGGTAGCCCACGAACAGCGCCTTGAACATCAAGGTCGGTCCAAAGGCGGCCGGCCATTGTCGGCACAGTACAGCGGCGCGGTCAGATCGTGGATGAAGGAAAAGTCGATCGCGCGGTCGATCTTGCGCAACAGATGATCAGCAGGAACAAGCTGATCCAACGTTACCATCTCGAGCGCGGTCTGTTCGGGGGCGGGTCGCTTCAACATGACCCAGTGAATCAAAAACCCCCGGCAATTGCCAGGGGTTTGTCAGCAGTCTGAGGGCGCCGCGAGGCGCCCTTTTTCATTTGGATGGTGAACTTGACGGAAGGCTCAGACAGCCGAGCCGTAGAGATCGTAAGCGTCCGCGCGCTCGATCTTGACGGTGACGATGTCGCCGGCGCGCATCGGGCGGCGCGACTGGATGTGGACCGAACCATCGATCTCGGGCGCATCATATTTGGTGCGACCCTTTGCCGAAGTGCCGTGCGCCTCGTCGATCAGCACCGGCAGACGCTTGCCGACCTTCCTGGCCAGCTGCGCTGCCGAGATCTTCTGCTGGCGCTGCATGAAGCGATGCCAGCGCGCTTCCTTGATCTCCTGCGGCACCTGCTCAAGCCCGAGCTCGTTGGAGCGGGCGCCTCTGACCGGCTCGTATTTGAAGCAGCCGGCGCGATCGATTTTCGCTTCATCCAGCCAATCGAGTAGCATCTCGAAGTCGTCATCCGTTTCGCCGGGGAAGCCGACGATGAAGGTCGAGCGGATGGCGAGATCCGGGCACACGTCGCGCCAGCCGCGAATGCGCTCGAGCGTCTTCTCGCCATGAGCGGGCCGGCGCATGTTCTTCAGCACCTGTGGCGAGGCATGCTGGAAGGGGATGTCCAGGTAGGGAAGGATTTTTCCTTCGGCCATCAGCGGGATGACGTCGGCGACGTGCGGATAGGGGTAGACATAATGCATGCGCACCCAGATGCCGAGCTTGCCCAACTCCTCCGAGAGATCAAGGAATTTCGCCCGCACTTCGCGGTCGCCGAACATGGACGTCTGGTACTTGATGTCGATGCCGTAGGCGCTGGTATCCTGTGAGATGACGAGCAGTTCCTTGACGCCGGCCTTGGCCAGTTTCTCGGCTTCGCGCAGCACATCGGCGGCCGGCCGTGAGACGAGATCGCCGCGCAGTGCCGGAATGATGCAGAAGGTGCAACGGTTGTTGCAGCCTTCCGAAATCTTCAAATAGGCGTAATGGCGCGGCGTCAGCTTGACGCCTTGCGGCGG is a window from the Mesorhizobium australicum WSM2073 genome containing:
- a CDS encoding BMP family ABC transporter substrate-binding protein, with translation MKKLLIALMTTTAALSLAVSAEAADKLKACWVYTGPIGDFGYSYQHDQGRLEVEKALGDKVETAYLENVSEGPDADRAFERLAREGCKIIFGTSFGFMDAEVKVAKKFPKVMFEHATGYKTGDNLGIYNARFYEGRYVLGQIAAKESKSGVAGYIVSFPIPEVVMGINSFMLGAQSINPNFKAKIVWVNSWFDPGKEADAAKALFDQGADIIVQHTDSTAALQVAEERKLHGFGQSSDMIKFAPNAQLTSLTDEWGPYYISRVQAAIDGTWKPDNVWLGIKDGAVKLAPYTNMPDDVKAMAEATEKKIAGGWNPFTGPIAKQDGSAWLKDGEVADDGTLLGMNFYVKGVDDKLPQ
- a CDS encoding IS1182 family transposase (programmed frameshift), giving the protein MLKRPAPEQTALEMVTLDQLVPADHLLRKIDRAIDFSFIHDLTAPLYCADNGRPPLGPTLMFKALFVGYLFGVRSERQLVREIEVNVAYRWFLRLKLTDKVFDASTLSQNRRRRYQDETIAQGIFDRIVEQAIRHGLVDGTVLYTDSTHLKANANKNRFDLAVVAKSRADYWEALDAAIEEDRAQHGKKPLKNKERQPAEKQTKVSRTDPDSGYMVRDGKPKGFFYLDHRTVDAAHAIITDTYATPANVHDSIVYLGRLDRQRQRFGFQVGAVGLDAGYATAGIAKGLEDRDILGVTGYRNPTPPKPGMMRKTAFAYEPDLDGYRCPQGQLLSYATTDRNGYRQYRSDPAICQACPLLASCTTNAAATRTITRHVWQDARERIDANRLTGWGKLIYRRRKETVERSFADAKQLHGHRYARFRSHVRVACQCLIAAAAQNIKKIALCLWPKSKPGLA
- the rimO gene encoding 30S ribosomal protein S12 methylthiotransferase RimO, with protein sequence MSAPRVSFVSLGCPKALVDSERIITRLRAEGYEIARKHDGADLVVVNTCGFLDSARDESLNAIGSALSENGRVIVTGCLGAEPDVIREKHPNVLAITGPQAYESVMAAVHEAAPPAHDPYIDLLPPQGVKLTPRHYAYLKISEGCNNRCTFCIIPALRGDLVSRPAADVLREAEKLAKAGVKELLVISQDTSAYGIDIKYQTSMFGDREVRAKFLDLSEELGKLGIWVRMHYVYPYPHVADVIPLMAEGKILPYLDIPFQHASPQVLKNMRRPAHGEKTLERIRGWRDVCPDLAIRSTFIVGFPGETDDDFEMLLDWLDEAKIDRAGCFKYEPVRGARSNELGLEQVPQEIKEARWHRFMQRQQKISAAQLARKVGKRLPVLIDEAHGTSAKGRTKYDAPEIDGSVHIQSRRPMRAGDIVTVKIERADAYDLYGSAV